In the Octadecabacter sp. SW4 genome, one interval contains:
- a CDS encoding homoserine dehydrogenase translates to MTEPLRLGIAGLGTVGVGVVRIVQNQADLLAARCGRPVVITAVSARSKAKNRDVDLSDYAWEDDPVALAKRADVDVFVELIGGDTGPAKDAVQAALKAGKDVVTANKALLAHHGQALAETAEAAGRVIRFEAAVAGGIPVVKALTEGLAANEITRIMGVMNGSCNYILTRMQSAGLSYEAVFDEANQLGYLEADPELDVGGIDAAHKLAILSSIAFGTQVDFDAVELEGIGAVTIEDIHQAADMGYRIKLLGVAQMTGRGLEQRMSPCLVPDTSPLGQLEGGTNMVVIEGDAVGQIVLRGAGAGEGPTASAVMGDVMDIARGLRLPTFGQPAASLRSARAARAAVSAPYYLRMQLLDKPGALAKVAQTLGEAGISIDRMRQYGHQDTSAPVLIVTHKTTRTALDEALDAMADTRVVVGTPVAIRIEEV, encoded by the coding sequence ATGACAGAGCCACTTCGCCTTGGAATTGCAGGTCTGGGAACCGTGGGCGTGGGCGTTGTGCGCATCGTGCAAAATCAGGCCGATTTGCTGGCCGCACGCTGTGGGCGCCCCGTTGTGATTACGGCCGTTTCGGCCCGCTCCAAAGCCAAGAACCGCGATGTTGACCTGTCTGATTACGCCTGGGAGGACGACCCCGTTGCCTTGGCCAAACGCGCGGATGTCGATGTTTTTGTCGAATTGATCGGCGGCGACACAGGCCCGGCCAAAGACGCCGTCCAAGCAGCCCTGAAGGCGGGCAAGGACGTGGTGACCGCCAACAAGGCGTTGCTGGCGCATCACGGTCAGGCCCTGGCTGAAACCGCCGAGGCCGCAGGCCGCGTGATCCGTTTTGAAGCGGCGGTGGCGGGTGGGATTCCCGTCGTCAAGGCCCTGACCGAAGGGTTGGCCGCCAACGAAATCACCCGCATCATGGGGGTGATGAACGGCAGCTGCAACTATATCCTGACGCGCATGCAAAGTGCCGGCCTGTCCTACGAGGCTGTCTTTGACGAGGCCAATCAGCTTGGCTATCTCGAGGCCGATCCCGAACTGGACGTGGGCGGGATTGATGCGGCACACAAGCTGGCGATCCTGTCGTCGATTGCCTTTGGCACGCAGGTTGATTTTGACGCCGTGGAACTGGAAGGCATCGGCGCTGTCACCATCGAAGACATCCACCAGGCCGCCGATATGGGCTACCGGATCAAGCTGCTGGGCGTGGCGCAGATGACCGGGCGCGGACTGGAACAGCGCATGTCGCCCTGCCTTGTGCCCGATACATCGCCGCTGGGGCAGCTTGAAGGCGGCACCAATATGGTTGTGATCGAAGGCGACGCCGTGGGCCAAATCGTGCTGCGCGGTGCAGGTGCGGGCGAAGGCCCGACCGCCAGCGCCGTGATGGGTGATGTCATGGATATCGCGCGCGGCCTGCGGTTGCCGACTTTTGGGCAGCCCGCCGCCAGCCTGCGCAGCGCCCGCGCGGCCCGCGCCGCGGTCTCTGCCCCCTATTATCTGCGCATGCAACTGCTGGACAAACCCGGCGCGCTGGCCAAGGTTGCCCAGACCCTGGGCGAAGCGGGTATCAGCATCGACCGGATGCGCCAATACGGCCATCAGGACACCAGCGCACCGGTGCTGATCGTCACCCACAAGACCACGCGCACCGCCCTGGACGAGGCGCTGGACGCAATGGCAGACACCCGCGTTGTTGTCGGCACGCCCGTCGCCATCCGGATCGAAGAAGTCTGA
- a CDS encoding NAD(P)-dependent oxidoreductase, with protein MKIGFIGLGNVGGKLAGSLLRNGIDLAVHDLNGAFVADFVGRGARDGQSPADMMARCDLVITCLPSPAACDAVVTQMLPAVTQGKIWLEMSTTDAAEVQRLGDAVIARGGAAVDCPVSGGCHRADTGNISIFAGCDRATFERVLPVLTILGRRVLHTGDLGSASTLKVMTNYLATANLLTCCEALVTMKAAGLDLATTYEAIRISSGTSFVHETESQVILNGSRDINFTMDLVKKDIGLFQDIAERAGVPLEISPLMVSIFDDGIARYGARAQSDDIIRRLEEATGLDITAPGFPDEMVDDEPEEPGYEVVPKR; from the coding sequence ATGAAAATCGGCTTTATCGGCTTGGGGAATGTGGGCGGCAAACTGGCGGGCAGTTTACTGCGCAACGGCATCGATCTGGCGGTGCATGATCTGAACGGCGCATTCGTTGCCGACTTTGTCGGGCGCGGCGCACGCGATGGGCAATCGCCAGCCGATATGATGGCGCGGTGCGATCTGGTGATCACCTGTCTGCCATCGCCTGCGGCCTGCGATGCGGTCGTCACGCAGATGTTGCCCGCCGTCACGCAAGGCAAGATCTGGCTTGAGATGTCGACCACGGACGCCGCCGAAGTGCAGCGCCTTGGCGACGCGGTTATTGCCCGTGGGGGCGCAGCGGTGGATTGCCCCGTGTCAGGGGGTTGTCACCGCGCGGACACCGGCAATATTTCGATCTTTGCCGGGTGCGACCGCGCGACCTTTGAACGGGTCTTGCCGGTGCTGACCATTCTGGGGCGGCGCGTGTTGCACACCGGCGATCTGGGCAGCGCCAGCACGCTCAAGGTCATGACCAACTATCTGGCCACCGCGAACCTTTTGACCTGTTGCGAGGCGCTGGTGACGATGAAAGCCGCCGGCCTTGATCTGGCGACCACATACGAGGCGATCCGCATCAGTTCGGGCACTTCCTTCGTGCACGAGACCGAAAGTCAGGTCATTCTGAACGGCAGTCGCGACATCAATTTCACGATGGATCTGGTCAAAAAGGATATCGGCCTGTTTCAGGACATCGCCGAGCGCGCCGGTGTCCCGCTTGAAATCAGCCCCCTGATGGTGTCGATCTTTGACGACGGGATCGCCCGTTACGGGGCGCGTGCGCAATCCGATGATATCATCCGCCGCCTTGAAGAGGCCACGGGCCTTGATATCACCGCCCCCGGCTTTCCGGACGAAATGGTCGATGATGAACCCGAAGAACCCGGCTACGAGGTGGTGCCCAAGCGATAG
- a CDS encoding TadE/TadG family type IV pilus assembly protein, giving the protein MLSILKRMVAKFHHEEDGGIAVESVLVFPMLTWAYLATFVYFDAFRSQSTALKAAYTISDALSRETDYITNQYVTSVWRLHRFLTITSQRTKLRISVITFDADDDRYYVIWSRNKGAMGNLNDGNISNIEDQLPVMPDGEIVIVVQTEVVYEPIFSIGLEAFVFENLIVTRPRFASQLCYSQNGTDAGRICEREA; this is encoded by the coding sequence ATGCTGAGCATCCTGAAACGCATGGTGGCAAAGTTCCACCACGAAGAAGATGGCGGGATCGCCGTTGAATCGGTGCTGGTCTTTCCCATGCTGACATGGGCCTATCTGGCGACCTTCGTCTACTTTGATGCGTTCCGCTCGCAGTCGACGGCCCTCAAGGCGGCCTATACAATCTCGGACGCCCTAAGCCGTGAAACCGACTATATCACCAACCAATATGTCACCAGCGTCTGGCGTCTGCACCGTTTCCTGACGATCACAAGCCAGCGCACCAAGCTGCGCATCAGCGTCATCACGTTTGACGCGGATGACGACCGCTACTATGTGATCTGGTCGCGCAACAAAGGCGCTATGGGCAACCTGAACGACGGCAATATCAGCAACATCGAAGATCAATTGCCAGTCATGCCCGACGGCGAGATCGTGATCGTGGTGCAGACCGAAGTGGTTTACGAACCGATCTTCTCGATCGGCCTCGAAGCCTTTGTGTTTGAAAACCTCATCGTCACGCGGCCACGTTTCGCATCACAGCTTTGCTATAGCCAAAACGGCACGGACGCAGGTCGTATTTGCGAGCGCGAGGCCTAG
- a CDS encoding TadE/TadG family type IV pilus assembly protein: MIRTLAKILRLFRRSEEGSATVEFVLVFPMFMVLFTSAFEAGLMMTRHVMLERGLDMAVREVRLNTGAAPSPDQFKEMICEGAGIIPDCMNNLKLEMRPIDPRNWSNIPRSADCVNTNQPFLPNRNFEAGTQNQIMIVRACSLFSPFFAATGIGFDIPRYSGDFYALISISAFVMEPI; encoded by the coding sequence ATGATCAGAACGCTCGCCAAAATCCTGCGCCTGTTCCGGCGTTCCGAGGAGGGCTCGGCCACGGTCGAATTCGTGCTCGTGTTCCCGATGTTCATGGTGCTTTTCACCTCGGCCTTCGAGGCGGGCTTGATGATGACGCGTCACGTGATGCTGGAGCGCGGCCTTGATATGGCAGTGCGCGAGGTGCGCCTGAACACAGGTGCCGCCCCAAGCCCTGACCAGTTCAAGGAAATGATCTGCGAAGGTGCGGGCATCATCCCCGATTGCATGAACAACCTGAAGCTGGAAATGCGCCCGATTGATCCGCGCAACTGGTCCAACATCCCACGCAGCGCCGACTGCGTGAACACCAACCAGCCGTTTCTGCCCAACCGCAACTTTGAGGCGGGCACGCAGAACCAGATCATGATCGTGCGTGCCTGCTCGCTGTTTTCGCCGTTCTTTGCGGCCACCGGCATCGGCTTTGATATTCCGCGCTACAGTGGCGATTTTTACGCCTTGATTTCGATTTCCGCCTTTGTGATGGAGCCAATCTGA